A region from the Desulfosoma sp. genome encodes:
- the mltG gene encoding endolytic transglycosylase MltG, which yields MSQARRRRIQIGAVFLWIVLVMVAVAAVLGFRLLLFSLTPTPKLEASTKIFIRPGTGAHAVAALLEKEGVITQANLFYWYARVRGMAGKMKAGEYQFSAAPTPKLVLETLVEGKVVAYKVTIPEGATVKDVARLVAASGLADTDEILELARDRHLVTSLGLPDSTSLEGYLFPETYLFRRSDRPRDILKRMVLEFWRRFSPERQAQARRMGFTVHETVTLASLVEKEAVMDRERPVIAGVFLNRLQRNMPLQSDPTAVYDLEDFSGPILRRHLERESPYNTYVHKGLPPGPICNPGEKSLRAVLEAQKTPFLYFVSNNDGSHTFSSSYDEHLQAVARVRALKRENRNGAKLEADHLKTEDIP from the coding sequence ATGAGTCAAGCACGTCGTCGAAGAATACAAATAGGGGCGGTTTTTTTGTGGATTGTTCTGGTCATGGTCGCCGTGGCCGCAGTCTTGGGTTTTCGACTGCTCCTATTCAGTCTCACTCCCACTCCGAAACTTGAAGCCTCCACAAAGATTTTCATTCGGCCCGGAACAGGGGCTCACGCCGTGGCGGCTCTTCTGGAAAAAGAGGGTGTCATCACTCAGGCGAACCTTTTTTACTGGTACGCTCGAGTCCGTGGCATGGCCGGCAAGATGAAAGCTGGAGAATATCAATTCTCTGCGGCACCGACTCCGAAGCTCGTTCTGGAAACTCTGGTCGAAGGCAAGGTGGTGGCCTACAAGGTGACCATTCCGGAAGGGGCCACCGTGAAGGATGTTGCCCGTCTCGTAGCTGCTTCAGGACTGGCCGATACCGATGAGATCTTGGAGCTGGCTCGAGATCGACACCTTGTCACGTCCCTAGGCCTGCCAGATAGCACTTCCCTGGAAGGATATCTTTTCCCGGAAACCTATCTCTTTCGGCGTAGCGACCGACCTCGGGACATTCTCAAGCGCATGGTGCTGGAATTCTGGCGAAGATTTTCACCGGAGCGGCAAGCCCAAGCCCGCCGAATGGGTTTTACGGTTCATGAAACAGTGACGTTGGCTTCCCTGGTGGAAAAAGAGGCGGTTATGGACAGGGAACGGCCTGTGATCGCGGGGGTTTTTTTGAACCGCCTCCAGCGCAATATGCCTCTTCAAAGTGATCCCACTGCGGTCTATGATCTTGAAGATTTTTCAGGTCCCATTCTTCGACGTCACCTGGAACGGGAAAGCCCCTACAACACCTACGTTCATAAAGGGCTTCCTCCTGGACCCATTTGTAACCCGGGTGAAAAATCCCTGCGAGCCGTCCTGGAAGCTCAAAAGACTCCATTCCTCTATTTCGTCAGTAACAATGATGGTTCTCACACATTTTCGAGCAGTTACGACGAACACCTGCAAGCGGTGGCTCGTGTTCGTGCTCTGAAACGAGAAAACCGAAACGGGGCCAAACTGGAAGCGGATCATCTCAAAACAGAGGATATTCCATGA
- a CDS encoding NTP transferase domain-containing protein: MSSEAGYPKELRRAASLILAAGKGSRMLGYDGNKTLLPLSPLPQNPYQGSRPMLLEVLENLPLGPKGIVVHHRAEDVRRETSLYPCTYIHQPVTDGTGGAVLAARPFLKNLDEDAVIITMGDVPLIRPETYLRLLQGLQEASMTLLAFRPEDAAQYGKLDVHKNRVRRIVEWKYWNTMPGQMHGAPCNAGVYAVHRETLLEGLETLCRLPHEVQKQRDGQWVTIQEYFLTDLVEILHTKGFVVTFTMAEAWEVMGVDTPEALQRVQKIYRLRQRDN; this comes from the coding sequence ATGAGTTCAGAAGCAGGATACCCCAAAGAGCTTCGAAGGGCGGCAAGCCTTATTCTCGCCGCCGGAAAGGGCAGTCGCATGCTCGGGTACGACGGCAACAAAACCCTATTGCCCCTTTCCCCCCTTCCGCAAAACCCTTACCAGGGCTCTCGACCGATGCTTTTGGAAGTTTTGGAAAACCTTCCTTTGGGCCCTAAAGGCATCGTGGTGCATCACCGTGCCGAAGATGTCCGCCGTGAAACTTCCCTTTACCCCTGCACCTATATTCATCAGCCTGTCACCGACGGTACCGGAGGGGCTGTGCTGGCGGCTCGACCTTTCCTGAAAAACCTTGACGAAGACGCGGTGATCATCACCATGGGCGATGTGCCTCTCATCCGTCCCGAAACCTATCTGCGTCTTTTGCAAGGGCTTCAGGAAGCTTCCATGACCCTTCTGGCCTTTCGACCCGAGGATGCGGCCCAATACGGAAAACTCGACGTGCACAAGAATCGTGTGCGACGCATCGTGGAATGGAAATATTGGAACACTATGCCGGGACAAATGCATGGAGCTCCTTGCAATGCGGGTGTTTACGCCGTGCATCGGGAGACTTTGCTGGAAGGTCTGGAGACCCTCTGCCGCCTTCCTCATGAGGTCCAAAAGCAAAGAGACGGGCAATGGGTGACGATCCAGGAGTATTTCCTCACCGACTTGGTGGAAATCCTTCACACTAAAGGCTTTGTGGTCACCTTTACCATGGCGGAAGCGTGGGAGGTCATGGGAGTGGACACTCCCGAGGCTTTGCAAAGGGTTCAGAAAATCTACCGTTTACGTCAAAGAGACAATTGA